The Linepithema humile isolate Giens D197 chromosome 7, Lhum_UNIL_v1.0, whole genome shotgun sequence genome has a window encoding:
- the LOC105677950 gene encoding very long chain fatty acid elongase 4 encodes MAGFMNSTAQFINDAYDYYLWTLSLADERTRGWLLVDSPKPTLIYTMLYLLIVWAGPKVMRKRKAFKLTWALVPYNLAMACLNAYISIQLLLASTRLRYSYVCQPIRHITRPDELQIAHAVWWYYFSKLLEFCDTFFFILRKKDNQLSFLHVYHHSTMFSLWWIGIKWVPSGSTFLPAMVNSFIHVLMYSYYGLAALGPSVAKYLWWKKYLTILQLIQFTTALVLGINGIRSGCDFPLWMQYALVIYMVSFIVLFGNFYAKAYIAKGKQVYAEKRLERIKAKEAQMKAQLDNAVSNGIVANGHTNGYTNGVSQKKTQ; translated from the exons ATGGCGGGGTTCATGAATTCGACAGCTCAATTTATCAACGATGCATACGATTACTACCTCTGGACATTGTCCCTCGCAG ACGAGAGGACGAGAGGATGGTTACTGGTTGACTCGCCAAAACCAACGTTAATATATACGATGTTATATCTGCTCATCGTTTGGGCGGGTCCTAAGGTCATGAGGAAGCGAAAagcttttaaattaacatgGGCGCTGGTGCCCTACAATCTTGCCATGGCCTGTCTTAATGCTTATATTTCCATTCAG TTGCTTCTAGCCTCAACAAGATTACGATATAGTTACGTATGCCAGCCAATAAGGCACATTACGCGTCCCGACGAGCTTCAG attGCTCACGCGGTTTGGTGGTACTACTTTAGCAAGCTTCTGGAATTCTGCGACACATTCTTCTTCATTTTGCGGAAGAAAGACAATCAGTTGAGCTTCCTCCACGTCTATCATCACTCCACCATGTTCTCGTTATGGTGGATCGGCATCAAATGGGTGCCGAGTGGATCGA CTTTCCTGCCAGCGATGGTGAATAGCTTCATCCACGTTCTGATGTACTCGTATTACGGACTCGCGGCGTTAGGGCCCTCCGTAGCCAAGTATCTCTGGTGGAAGAAGTACTTGACGATCCTCCAGCTCATTCAGTTCACGACCGCTTTGGTTCTGGGTATCAATGGCATCCGATCGGGATGCGACTTCCCGCTCTGGATGCAGTACGCTCTCGTTATATACATGGTCTCCTTCATCGTTCTGTTCGGAAACTTCTACGCCAAAGCCTACATCGCGAAG GGTAAACAAGTGTACGCGGAGAAACGGCTGGAGAGGATAAAGGCCAAGGAAGCGCAAATGAAGGCGCAGCTCGACAACGCGGTTAGCAACGGAATCGTCGCGAACGGACATACGAACGGCTACACGAACGGAGTGTCCCAGAAGAAGACCCAATGA
- the Cc2d2a gene encoding coiled-coil and C2 domain-containing protein 2A: MSSSDIDFISGSTQRSEDKTEQDLTLCYAYPVINNDLETSSVLVKSKRVSRVSNNKDSSAEDGLYVSENPLTDKLVKPYPLDSVKPLDYESRSQFRGKLVEIAIRDVRIHAPQADQSNDRSEPTIEITAVSILFERKTICRVNGPFNRKLYRLLIRNTERHDLSIQVHARHGASSVLPLPLPRRCVKDHKIEIDFAIGKNSGKLYAGTVVCTVSLSTYGASEREEESGACFYRPSNDPNDPQNSLSLLRPAKRPAAKDVKYFLLQDPALIFDVDISAIRRPPSCESKSPDIVVTEQPAFSLLNVSFRNLFQANRPLRPSSSGGRRRHTAGKTVLSVTVLRGVEVPVREESALISPLLEVEWGNVVHTTSVADGPAPVWQQTMHFELPRQNGEHCVKFRLYDQHPVWGQQWLGEARIPLERHRNYQELERWIALSPLFSPALLFGYVQASPGQSHTRIYVLMRMEQPGNAKSVETSAIDTLSKGIQRCLATPYKIIGVDTPDDAARLTMLLSSLPVHYGPVAPRQALNVNKVDHYGRGALLATLLQGFGLQSYVLLGSSQISRWTAFVLSIEGDDIVLWDPEIGDHYKLSDSRCSLMKVYRLINHAGIWENMQKSILPNILKYNVSISKEWRPLVTVATSSNNRSVQTLELTAATEEDAQEKENASQMEQYLRDKLSGWRSALGLTTIFNRHAVSVLRGFVSDIPNDVTRHLDKRDLKQLYRAYHTHGFLLNLRQTAFDELAEQIAATKVHNITGPIEFALVCHVQRYVGKTRSIWLALAILRSRG; encoded by the exons ATGTCTTCCTCCGATATCGACTTCATAAGTGGATCGACACAGCGTTCAGAAGACAAAACCGAGCAAGATCTCACCCTCTGCTACGCATATCCGGTGATCAATAACGACCTGGAGACGAGCAGCGTGCTCGTGAAAAGCAAAAGAGTTTCGCGCGTGTCGAACAATAAAGATTCATCGGCCGAGGATGGATTATACGTGTCCGAGAATCCTCTCACCGATAAACTGGTGAAACCTTATCCGCTCGACAGCGTGAAGCCGTTAGATTATGAATCGCGATCGCAATTTCGCGGAAAGCTCGTGGAGATCGCGATACGCGATGTTCGCATTCACGCGCCGCAGGCGGATCAATCGAACGATCGATCCGAGCCGACGATCGAGATTACCGCGGTGTCTATTTTGTTCGAGAGAAAGACGATATGCCGAGTGAACGGGCCGTTCAACAGAAAACTGTACAGATTGTTGATCAGAAATACGGAACGGCACGATCTCTCGATACAGGTGCACGCGCGACACGGTGCGTCCAGCGTGCTGCCGTTACCGTTGCCACGGCGTTGCGTGAAGGATCACAAGATCGAGATAGACTTCGCGATCGGCAAGAACTCGGGTAAGCTATACGCCGGGACCGTCGTCTGCACCGTCTCTCTGTCGACGTACGGCGCCAGCGAGCGCGAGGAAGAGAGCGGCGCGTGCTTTTACAGACCGAGCAACGATCCGAACGATCCGCAGAACAGCCTCTCCCTTCTGAGACCCGCGAAGCGTCCCGCCGCGAAGGACGTCAAGTACTTTCTGCTGCAGGACCCGGCCTTGATCTTCGACGTGGACATCAGCGCGATTCGCAGACCGCCTTCGTGCGAATCGAAATCGCCGGACATCGTCGTGACCGAGCAGCCCGCGTTCTCCCTGCTGAACGTGTCCTTCCGGAATCTATTCCAGGCCAATCGACCGCTCAGACCATCGTCGTCCGGCGGTCGTAGACGTCACACCGCCGGGAAGACAGTTCTCAGCGTCACCGTTCTGAGGGGGGTAGAGGTGCCGGTGAGGGAGGAATCGGCGCTGATCTCCCCCCTTTTGGAAGTGGAATGGGGCAATGTCGTACACACGACTTCGGTGGCGGACGGGCCGGCGCCCGTCTGGCAGCAGACCATGCATTTCGAATTGCCGAGACAGAACGGCGAGCATTGCGTCAAGTTCCGTCTGTACGATCAGCATCCCGTCTGGGGTCAGCAGTGGCTGGGCGAGGCGAGGATCCCGCTCGAGCGTCACAGGAACTATCAGGAACTCGAACGATGGATCGCGCTGTCGCCCCTGTTCAGTCCGGCGCTACTCTTCGGCTACGTGCAAGCGAGCCCCGGCCAGTCGCACACCAGGATCTACGTGCTAATGAGAATGGAACAGCCGGGCAACGCGAAATCCGTGGAAACCAGCGCGATCGATACTTTGTCGAAGGGGATCCAGCGTTGTTTAGCGACTCCTTATAAAATAATCGGCGTCGACACTCCCGACGACGCTGCACGTCTCACCATGCTGTTATCGTCGTTGCCCGTGCATTACGGCCCGGTTGCGCCCCGTCAGGCTTTGAATGTGAACAAAGTAGATCACTACGGCAGAGGGGCTCTGCTGGCGACGTTACTGCAAGGTTTCGGCTTGCAGTCGTATGTATTGTTAG GTTCCTCGCAGATTAGTAGATGGACCGCGTTTGTCTTGAGCATCGAAGGGGACGATATTGTCTTGTGGGATCCCGAGATCGGAGatcattataaattaagcGACAGCCGTTGTTCCTTGATGAAAGTGTATCGCTTAATCAATCATGCTGGC ATATGGGAAAACATGCAAAAGTCCATTTTGCCTAACATTCTGAAATATAACGTGTCGATTAGCAAAGAGTGGCGGCCGCTCGTGACTGTTGCCACATCGAGTAACAACCGGTCCGTTCAGACGTTGGAATTAACTGCCGCGACCGAGGAAGACGCGCAAGAGAAGGAAAACGCGTCACAGATGGAGCAATATTTACGGGACAAGTTGTCCGGCTGGCGCAGCGCTCTCGGTTTAACGACGATATTCAATCGTCACGCGGTCAGCGTTTTGCGCGGCTTCGTGTCCGACATTCCGAACGATGTGACACGTCATTTGGACAAACGAGACCTGAAACAATTGTACAGAGCTTATCACACGCACGGTTTCCTCTTGAATCTGCGTCAGACCGCCTTTGACGAATTGGCAGAGCAAATAGCCGCCACGAAAGTTCATAACATTACGGGGCCCATCGAATTCGCTCTCGTTTGCCATGTGCAACGATATGTTGGCAAGACAAGGTCGATATGGTTAGCATTAGCAATATTGCGAAGTCGCGGTTAA